The nucleotide sequence GACCAGGCAGATTTCAGAAGCAGCATTTTATGTGAGAGTTAAGGCACCAAGGTCACCAATAGGTAAGCTCTCACAAGTGACCAAGTACTCAACAAAGAAATAAGAAGGGAACGAACGTGTAGCTCAAGAGGTCAGATTAGATCAGCTCTAATTCAAGAGATCAGGCGTTAGGCTCCTACAGCCCAGAAAATCTTGGTACCCTGTGCCAAAAAGCCAGTCGCGAGAATGACAATTAAAAAAGTTGCGGAAACAAGCATAGAGAGCCGTTTTTAAGTGCGCTTGAAACGCCATTTAGcttgtagcggcagcagcatcggcgtcgcacgagagttgacgtagacgctcgcgtctacacgaggcTCGAGCGGCTGGGACGCTCCGGCACGGGCTAGCGTTCCGAAGGACATCATTAAAACAGAATGCTACGCTAAGCGAAGGAGCGTTGGTTCTTCCTCTCCTGCGAGAGCCCgactttaccggtctacgtggtcgctcgtcgccacaGTTTGGTGAACCCGGACGTGATACTGCCATACGCTCCTGTGGTAGAGACGACCATGGACCAGACCGACGCTACGAGAGCTCAAGGCCAGAACCCTTCCGAGGAACGCGGTGAGCCCCCCTGTTCCGCCATCGCTGCCCGCCTCCCACAATACTGGGACCAGCATCCTTCGGCGTGGTTTCTTCAGGCCGAAGCGCAATTTCAAGTCGCTGGTATCCGCTCTCAAGCCTCGAAGTTCCATTACGCCGTCGCAGCGCTCTCGCCCGCCGCCATTGACGAGGTAGCAAATTTGTTGAACTCCCCATTGTCTGCCGCCGCCTATGACGATCTCAAGGCAGCACTGCTACAGCGTACAGCAGCTTCACAGCGTTCTCGCATCCAGCAGCTTCTGTCCGCTGAAGTGCTCGGCGACCGACGCCCTAGTCAACTTCTTCGCCGAATGAGCCAGCTGCTCGGAAACAACGCGAGATCCATCGGCGAGACGCTGTTGCGCGAACTGTTTTTGCAACGACTCCCGGCTAACGTGCAGATGGTCCTGGCGACAGCCTctaccatggaccttaccggacTTGCCGCTTTGGCCGACAAAGTCATGGAAGTAGCCACCCCAACCATCGCAGCCACGTCACCGTCTCCGGGTGACAATACAACCGCTCTGCAAACTCTTCCCTGCTCTACCGCAGTGCAATCCCCACTCGACTCCTTGTGTGAGCGCCTGGAACGCATCATCTGTGGAGCGGAATATCGCCGCACATCTCGTCGCCCACGCAGCCGTAGTTCCAGCAGATCAAAACGCACGGGCACCCGCAATGAAACCTCAAATACAACGCCTGGCGTTTGCTACTACCACCGCCATTTTGGAAACGACGCTCGTCACTGTCGGCGTCCCTGCGCTTGGCAGGGAAACAGGCCGGCCGACCTCTAACGGCGACGAGTGGTCCGGCCCAACACACAAGTCGCCTTTTCTACGTGACGGACAGAGTTACGGGACAACGATTCTTAGTCGACACAGGTGCTGACGTCAGCATTCTACCCGCCCGAAAAGCGACTCCTGTATCGTTTTTGCAAGCCGTCAACGGCACCAGGATTCCAGTTTTCTCGTCACGCTCCGTCATGCTAAACCTTGGCCTTCGACGAGCGTTCCGCTGGATTTTCCTGATTGCAGACGTCCGTCATGCAGTCATTGGAGCAGATTTCTTGCATAACTACGGACTCCTTGTGGACATCCAACGACGCCGTCTCATCGACTCCGTGACCCAGCTATCCTTTCCCGGCGTCCCATCATCAGACACATCGCCCATAGCGCCTATTTCTGCCATGTTGGACGAACCTTTCGCCGCGCTCCTACGCGAGTTTCCCACTTTGACGCGCCTGCCGGACTGGACGCAACCGGTGCAACATGACGTGTGCCATCACATCGTCACCTCCGGCCCACCGGTCTATTTCCGACCCCGGCGTTTGTCCCCGGAGAAACTCAAGATCGCTCGCgcggagttcgaacacatgctgcaACTTGGCATCACCCGCCCTTCCTCCAGTAACTGGGCATCACCACTTCACATGGTGCCTAAGAAGACGGGAGACTGGCGCCCATGCGGCGATTACCGGGCACTAAACAACGTCACAGTTCCTGACCGCTACCCTCTACCGAACATTCAGGACTTCACGGTAGCGTTGCACGGTGCGACGATGTTTTCTAAGATCGATCTCGTTCTCGCCTACGATCAACTACCGGTCGCTGAAGAAGACATTCCCAAGACCGCCATCACGACACCCTTCGGTCTTTTCGAATTTCTCcgcatgcctttcggtttatggaACGCGGGCCAATCTTTTCAGCGTTTCATCGATTCCGTTACCCGAGGTTTGCCTTTCGTTTTTGCATACATTGACGACCTTCTCGTCGCAAGCTCTACGGCAGAAGAACATCTTCACCACTTGCGGTTGTTGTTTTCACGCCTTGCCAGTAAAGGAATTGTCATCAACGCCGCCAAGAGTGAATTTGGTCAACCCGAACTCGATTTCCTCGGTCATATCATCTACGCTAACGGCATTCGACCACTGCCGTCCAAGATTCGCGTCATCGAAAACCTTCCCCGACCGACCACACTCACCAAGCTTCGCCAATTTCTCGGATTTGTCAATTTCTatcgccgattcattcccgagTGCGCACGAGTTATGGCTCCGCTGGACGCTCTCCTGGTAAACAAACGCAAACAAGTGCTTCAGTGGACTGAAGAGGCTACCGACGCTTTCACGCGAGTCAAGTCTGCCCTCGCCGACGCCACGCTGCTTAGACACCCAAAGCCAGACGCACCCACTGCCATCATGATAGACGCTTCAAACACCGCCGTTGGTGCCGTTCTGCAGCAATTCATCGACAATGAGTGGCATCCACTCGCTTTTTTCTCCAAGAAACTGAAGCCTGCGCCGTCCCGCTACAGCGTGTTCGGCCGTGAATTACTCGCTGTTTACCTGGCCATCAAGCATTTTCGCCATTtcctcgaaggccgtgctttcaCTGTCCTGACTGACCACAAGCCCCCCGTGCACGCAACGAATCGTTCGGCGCCCTGTTACTCGCCCCGCGAGATTCGACACCTTCCCTACATCTCCGAGTTTACAACAACGTTCCGCCACATCAAGGGCGCCGACAACGTTCCAGCCGACGTCCTCAGTCGTGTCAATGTGGTTTCCACGTTGACATCGGAACCTTTCATCATCGAGGCCGACTTACTCGCCCGTCAACAGCGTGACGACACTGAACTTCCTACACACCGGAATTCGTCAACGTCCCTGAAATTGGAAGACGTCGTTGTGACCCCAGATGGTACGTCCATCATCTGCGACACTTCTAACGGCACACCCAGACCATACATCCCGGCATCCCTCCGCAGACGTCTATTCGAAACCGTGCACAACCTGTCGCACCCTGGCATACGCGCGACACAGAAGCTTCTTTCCAGTCGTTTCGTTTGGCCTCGGCTAAACGCGCGAGTTCGCGATTGGGTTCGCTGCTGTTTGTCGTGTCAACGTTCGAAGATCCAGCGTCACCCCATTCCGCCTGCTAAGTCTTTTCTTCCACCGGATGCTCGCTTCGACACCGTCCACCTGGACCTCGTCGGCCCTCTCCCACCTTCGAAAAGTTAGTGCTACATACTGACATGCATCGACCGTTATACACGGTGGCCAGAAGCTACACCTATATCTGACATATCAGCGCCCACAGTTGCAGCAGCTTTCATGTCTACGTGGATAGCAAGGTTCGGCTGCCCATCCACAATAATCACAGATCGCGGTCGACAGTTTGACTCAGCGCTCTTCAACGAGCTACTCAAACTACTCGGaacgacacgttttcgcacaactgcttaccacccgcagtcCAACGGACTAGTTGAACGTTTTCACCGGCATCTCAAGGCCTCCCTTATGGCACATGAATCGCCGGAGAAGTGGGTCGTGCATTTGCCCCTCGTCTTACTTGGCATCAGAGCCGCACTCAAGAGTGACTTAGGTTGCTCCTGTGCTCAGCTAGTCTACGGCACTCACCTACGCCTTCCGTGCGATTTCTTTGTCGCCACACCCAAAATGCCTATGCCATCACCTGCCGACTACGTTGCCAAACTGCAAGTTTTCTTCAGCCAGATACGCCCCGTGCCTACACGTTCACAAGAAGCAAGGTCCCCGTACGTATCTCCCGCACTCAGCTCTGCTACCCACGTTTTCGTGCGTAACTGTGCCGTGCGGAAGCCTTTGCAACCACACTACTCCGGGCCATATTGTGTTCTAGAGCGTCGTCCGACGACGTTTGTTGTGAATGTCAACGGCCGATCAGACACAATTGCCCTGGAACGCCTCAAACCCGCCTACATCGAAGCACCCGCGCCATTAGCTCCACCAGTATGCGACGCGACCCTGCTGCATCCTTCATCGCCGCCTGCGCACGGGACACCCCAGACCAACGCCAAGACACGCCGCGTCACGTGGACTTTCCATCGTTCGTCGAACTTTCCTCCTCTCTAGGGGGGGAGCCctctgtagcggcagcagcatcggcgtcgcacgagAGTTGACGTAGACGATCGCGTCTACACGAGGCTcgagcggctggcacgctccggcacgGGCTAGCGTTCCGAAGGACATCATTAAAACAGAATGCTACGCTAAGCGAAGGAGCGTCGGTTCTTCCTCTCCTGCGAGAGCCCgactttaccggtctacgtggtcgctcgtcgccaAAAGCTGATTCCTTTTTCGTGCCGTAATTTGTATGTCCGACAAACGGGGTGTAGCGCGAATGCCCACATGCGCGAAGACTCAAATAAGATTAAGCAAGAACGAGATAGCCACCTGTCATTACCCTGGCATTGACGTGACTGCGAGCCATTTTTTTAAAGATCGCGCCGTACTGTCGATACTCATGATCAGCACACGCGACTTGTCTCTGAAGCCTTCCCCATTCAAAAGAGTGACGATATTTGCGTGAACTTTCTTTGGAATTTCACTCCATCCAAAGGAACTATCGTTCATATCGGAGTGATTACACTCTTGTTTAACACGCACGCGCCCTTCACCTGTTCTATCGTTTTTCTTGCAAATTGGTGTACCTATATACGCTGTTAAAAAGATGAACACTTGGTTGTTAGTTATGGCGGTTGTCTGCCCCTTTCTCACGTACTGATTTGTTGCGCCATTTCTGGTCAAGTCTATATCTCGCCTGCCAAACACCCGCAGTGGGAATCTACACGTACATTTAAGGGCTGTTGAGTCTGGTGCACAAGCAAGTGGTCGATCTTTCTCAGGTATTCCAGACCCGCGGGGCGACCCGGGACCTCCGGCAGGGCTGATGGCCATAATCCCGGCGACGG is from Dermacentor andersoni unplaced genomic scaffold, qqDerAnde1_hic_scaffold ctg00000039.1, whole genome shotgun sequence and encodes:
- the LOC126519840 gene encoding uncharacterized protein — encoded protein: MDQTDATRAQGQNPSEERGEPPCSAIAARLPQYWDQHPSAWFLQAEAQFQVAGIRSQASKFHYAVAALSPAAIDEVANLLNSPLSAAAYDDLKAALLQRTAASQRSRIQQLLSAEVLGDRRPSQLLRRMSQLLGNNARSIGETLLRELFLQRLPANVQMVLATASTMDLTGLAALADKVMEVATPTIAATSPSPGDNTTALQTLPCSTAVQSPLDSLCERLERIICGAEYRRTSRRPRSRSSSRSKRTGTRNETSNTTPGVCYYHRHFGNDARHCRRPCAWQGNRPADL